The nucleotide window CGACGTCGTCGTCATCGGCGCCCCGATGTACAACTTCGGTATCCCCAGCGCGCTGAAGGCGTGGATCGATCGCATCGCCGTCGCCGGCAAGACCTTCCGCTACACCGCCGAAGGCCCGGAAGGCCTGGCCAAGGGCAAGCGCGTGATCGTGGCTTCCAGCCGCGGTGGCTTCTATAGCGCCGGTGCCGCTGCCGCCATGGATTTCCAGGAAAGCTACCTGCGCGCCGTGTTGGGCTTTATCGGCATCACCGACGTTGAATTCGTCCGCGCCGAAGGCGTGAACGTCAGCGCCGATCACAAGAACGAAGCGTTGCAGTCGGCGCAAGCCGCCATCGGTGGCGTGATTCGCAAGGCCGCGTAAGACGGTTGGCCGGACGATGACGGACTCCCCCTGCTTGCAGGGGGAGCTTTCTGTTGTTGGCCTGCGTGGACCGACTCTTCAGCTCGGCATGACCTGACAGCACGGGCCTGACATGGCCGACGACTTTGCCGTCAGCCGTGTCGGTGTTGTCGCTTACTTGCTCGTGCTTGCCTGACCGGCCTTGTAAACGACCTGACCGTCGACCCAGGTACTGAGCGGCTTCAGCTCGGCAATCTGGCGCGGCTCGATGGTCAGCGGATCGGCATTGAGCATCACGAAGTCAGCGCGCATGCCGGCCTTCAGCATGCCTACTTCGTTCTCCATGAAGGCCGCATAGGCGGCCGTGCGCGTGAAGCCGGCGATGGCCTGAATGCGGCTGACGCGCTGGTCCGGATACCAACCACCCGGCGGATGACCTGCCAGATCCTGACGCGTCACTGCGGCATACAAGCCAAGCATCGGGTTGGCGCTTTCCACCGGGAAGTCCGAACCAAAGGCGAGCGGCACTTTTTCATGCAGGAAGCGCTGCCAGGCGTATGCGCCCTTGAGGCGATCCTTGCCCAGGCGCTGTTCGGCCCACGGCATGTCCGAGGTGGCATGCGTCGGCTGCATCGAAGCGATCAGACCCAACTGAGCGAAGCGCGGAATATCGTCCAGCGCCACGATCTGCGCGTGCTCAACACGCCAGCGATGGTCGGTCGCCGAATCCTTGCCCAGCACGGCCTGGTAGGTATCCAGCACCATGCGATTCCCGCGGTCGCCGATCGCATGCGTCGCTACCTGGACATGGCAACCGTGCGCCTTTTCGACGGCGACGCGATAGTCCTCCGGCGAAGTCACGAAGATGCCTTTGTTGCCGTGATCGTCGCTGTAGTCCGTGAGCAGTGCGGCGCCACGGCTGCCGAGCGCGCCGTCCATATAGAGCTTGACCGTCTGCATGCGCAGTCGTGCCGTAGGATCGGCCCAGTGACCGCCCTGTGAGCAAAGCCACGCGAGTGCCTCGTGGTTGCCGTCAGCCATTTCGTACAGGCGCAGCGGGATTTCGCCATCCTTCGCCATGGCCTGCAGGACCTTGAAGTCCTTCAGGCTGACGCCCGCGTCGTGCACGCCCGTCAGACCGTAGGAGATAGCCTCCTTGAAGGCGAGCTGGTATGCCTCGCGCGTCTGCGCCGGGGTCATCGGCGGAATGGCGTCGGAGACCAGTAACACGGCTCCGTCGACCAGGATGCCATTCGCGCGCTTGCCGACACGCAGGATACGACCGCCGTCCGGCTGCCAGTCGCCATCCAGCGGCTTGACGGCCTTCTTCATGGCGGCGGTGTTCACCCATGCGGCGTGTCCGTCGATGCGCTCCAGGTAGACCGGGCGATCCGGGAAGGCGGCGTCGAGATCGGCGGCCGTCGGGAAGTGCTTTTCCGGCCAGCGGTTCTGATCCCAGCCGCGACCGATCAGCCACGCGTCCTTGGGCAACTTGGCCGCCCAATCCTTCAAACGCTGCAGCACTTCGGCCCGCGAATTGGCGCCCACCAGATCCACCTGGCTACGTGCCATGCCCAGACCCAACAAGTGGCCGTGGGCGTCAATCAGCCCTGGAATGATGGTGGCGCCCTGAGCATCGATCTTGGTGGCGTCGGCAAATTTCGCCGTCAGGTCCTTGGCGTCGCCCAGGGCCTCCAGGCGGCCGTCGTTACCCCACACCATGGCCGAGACCTGCGGTTTGTCGGGATCCATCGTGTGGATGCGTGCGTTGTACAGCAAGGTGGTGGCGTGCAACGGCAGCACGGCAAAGGCAAGAGCGGACAGGACAGCACGACGAAGCGACACATTCATGGGCGGATTCCGACAAAGGACCGTCGCACTTTGCCGACTTCATATCGGTGAAACAAGATTCGGAGGGTGTCGTGGAAGCCGATGTGCCGTCTGCGGCCCATGGTGCTGTGCAACACGGTCATGCACGGCGCCGGATCATCGGGTGGCCTACCCGCAAGGGAAGGCTCTGCAGTCAGCTGACTCGAACTGAGGGCGAATGAAGGATCGAAAACCCGAATGCGCCGTTTCGATAACAGGTGCGTCGCGAAGCCTGGAAAGTGAGGATGCTCGGGAGCTGACCGGATGGTCGGCAGCTTCGCGCTGGCAGCGCGGCGCTGCGTGGCG belongs to Dyella terrae and includes:
- a CDS encoding FMN-dependent NADH-azoreductase, coding for MNVLHIDSSALGAHSVSRGLTAAIVTELKHEQPGLNVTYRDVAANPLPHWAPVADAADPAATMGADVMDEFLAADVVVIGAPMYNFGIPSALKAWIDRIAVAGKTFRYTAEGPEGLAKGKRVIVASSRGGFYSAGAAAAMDFQESYLRAVLGFIGITDVEFVRAEGVNVSADHKNEALQSAQAAIGGVIRKAA
- a CDS encoding amidohydrolase, which produces MNVSLRRAVLSALAFAVLPLHATTLLYNARIHTMDPDKPQVSAMVWGNDGRLEALGDAKDLTAKFADATKIDAQGATIIPGLIDAHGHLLGLGMARSQVDLVGANSRAEVLQRLKDWAAKLPKDAWLIGRGWDQNRWPEKHFPTAADLDAAFPDRPVYLERIDGHAAWVNTAAMKKAVKPLDGDWQPDGGRILRVGKRANGILVDGAVLLVSDAIPPMTPAQTREAYQLAFKEAISYGLTGVHDAGVSLKDFKVLQAMAKDGEIPLRLYEMADGNHEALAWLCSQGGHWADPTARLRMQTVKLYMDGALGSRGAALLTDYSDDHGNKGIFVTSPEDYRVAVEKAHGCHVQVATHAIGDRGNRMVLDTYQAVLGKDSATDHRWRVEHAQIVALDDIPRFAQLGLIASMQPTHATSDMPWAEQRLGKDRLKGAYAWQRFLHEKVPLAFGSDFPVESANPMLGLYAAVTRQDLAGHPPGGWYPDQRVSRIQAIAGFTRTAAYAAFMENEVGMLKAGMRADFVMLNADPLTIEPRQIAELKPLSTWVDGQVVYKAGQASTSK